The following coding sequences lie in one Capsicum annuum cultivar UCD-10X-F1 chromosome 5, UCD10Xv1.1, whole genome shotgun sequence genomic window:
- the LOC107870555 gene encoding classical arabinogalactan protein 9: protein MMDRNNAVSLGFMICIIIAGVGGQAPPGPPTPTQAPPTPPTTQAPPTPTNQAPPTPTNQAPPTPPTTQAPPTPTTQAPPTPTNQAPPTPTTQAPPTPTNQAPPTPTSSPPPVNTQTPPAQPPPTASPPPVVSSTPPPTPPASPPPQVNSPPPPATPPPPPAAPSPAPLASTPAPAPAKKLTSPAPSPLGLSSPLPPNGAPALAPSLGALSPAPSATDQSGVEGLKLSTMVVESLVLGWSLLCFLM, encoded by the exons ATGATGGATAGGAATAATGCTGTTTCGTTGGGATTTATGATCTGCATTATCATAGCTGGAGTTGGTGGTCAAGCACCTCCAGGACCACCAACACCTACTCAAGCACCACCAACACCCCCTACTACCCAAGCACCACCTACACCCACTAACCAGGCACCACCAACACCCACTAACCAAGCTCCTCCTACACCCCCTACTACCCAAGCACCACCTACACCCACTACCCAGGCACCACCAACACCCACGAACCAAGCTCCTCCTACACCCACTACCCAGGCACCACCAACACCCACGAACCAAGCTCCACCAACACCCACTAGTTCTCCTCCTCCAGTTAACACTCAAACGCCACCGGCTCAGCCACCACCAACTGCTTCACCACCACCGGTCGTTTCATCTACACCACCTCCCACTCCTCCTGCTTCTCCTCCTCCGCAAGTGAACTCTCCACCTCCACCCGCTACCCCTCCACCTCCTCCGGCAGCGCCTTCTCCTGCACCACTTGCATCAACTCCTGCTCCGGCTCCTGCAAAGAAATTAACTTCTCCGGCACCATCTCCTTTGGGCTTGAGTTCTCCCTTACCTCCCAATGGAGCTCCGGCCCTAGCCCCGAGTCTTGGAGCTTTATCTCCAGCTCCTTCAGCTACTGATCAG AGTGGAGTGGAGGGCCTGAAGTTGTCAACAATGGTTGTGGAAAGCTTGGTCTTAGGATGGAGTTTGCTCTGCTTTCTAATGTAG